A region of Peromyscus maniculatus bairdii isolate BWxNUB_F1_BW_parent chromosome 7, HU_Pman_BW_mat_3.1, whole genome shotgun sequence DNA encodes the following proteins:
- the C7H11orf52 gene encoding uncharacterized protein C11orf52 homolog: MSENQLGSLGDASAMGNRLCCGGSWSCPSTFQKKNKTGGQARPTLSILKQQQPRQNGTKVCETPAPMYEQVLHRPGSQKASSHSTTEESNLHYADIHVLSQVQPYSGKKVKHPHLETATEYATLRFPQATPRYDSRNGTLV; the protein is encoded by the exons ATGTCCGAAAACCAGCTGGGCTCCCTGGGAGACGCATCCGCCATGGGAAACAGGCTGTGCTGTGGGGGAAGCTG GAGCTGCCCATCAACtttccagaagaaaaacaaaacag GAGGCCAAGCCAGACCCACACTGAGCATATTGAAGCAGCAACAGCCCCGGCAGAATGGCACAAAG GTCTGTGAGACACCAGCACCCATGTACGAGCAAGTGTTACACCGGCCAGGATCTCAAAAGGCAAGTTCACACTCCACAACGGAGGAGAGCAACTTGCATTATGCGGACATTCATGTGCTCAGCCAAGTGCAGCCGTACTCTGGCAAGAAGGTGAAACACCCGCATTTAGAAACTGCTACAGAGTATGCCACCCTCCGCTTCCCCCAGGCCACACCTCGATATGACAGCAGAAATGGAACCCTGGTGTGA
- the Hspb2 gene encoding heat shock protein beta-2 isoform X1, giving the protein MSGRTVPHAHPATAEYEFANPSRLGEQRFGEGLLPEEILTPTLYHGYYVRPRAARAGEGSRAGASELRLSEGKFQAFLDVSHFTPDEVTVRTVDNLLEVSARHPQRLDRHGFVSREFCRTYVLPADVDPWRVRAALSHDGILNLEAPRGGRHLDTEVNEVYISLLPAPPDPEEEEEVARAEP; this is encoded by the exons ATGTCGGGCCGCACTGTGCCACATGCCCACCCAGCCACTGCCGAGTACGAATTTGCCAACCCCAGCCGCCTGGGCGAGCAGCGCTTCggagaag GCCTCCTGCCAGAAGAGATCCTGACCCCCACCCTCTACCATGGCTACTATGTCCGGCCTCGGGCCGCCAGAGCTGGGGAGGGCAGTAGGGCAGGGGCCTCAGAGCTCAGGCTCAGCGAGGGCAAGTTCCAGGCATTTCTGGATGTGAGCCACTTTACCCCAGACGAGGTGACCGTGAGGACTGTGGACAACCTGCTGGAGGTGTCGGCCCGGCACCCCCAGCGTCTGGACCGCCACGGCTTCGTGTCCCGAGAGTTCTGTCGCACCTATGTCCTGCCAGCAGATGTGGACCCCTGGCGGGTCCGAGCCGCCCTCTCCCATGATGGCATCCTTAACTTGGAGGCGCCTCGGGGCGGCCGGCATTTGGACACGGAAGTCAATGAGGTCTACATCTCCCTGCTCCCTGCGCCTCCTgacccagaggaagaggaagaggtagcCAGAGCTGAGCCCTGA
- the Hspb2 gene encoding heat shock protein beta-2 isoform X2, which yields MSGRTVPHAHPATAEYEFANPSRLGEQRFGEDVDPWRVRAALSHDGILNLEAPRGGRHLDTEVNEVYISLLPAPPDPEEEEEVARAEP from the exons ATGTCGGGCCGCACTGTGCCACATGCCCACCCAGCCACTGCCGAGTACGAATTTGCCAACCCCAGCCGCCTGGGCGAGCAGCGCTTCggagaag ATGTGGACCCCTGGCGGGTCCGAGCCGCCCTCTCCCATGATGGCATCCTTAACTTGGAGGCGCCTCGGGGCGGCCGGCATTTGGACACGGAAGTCAATGAGGTCTACATCTCCCTGCTCCCTGCGCCTCCTgacccagaggaagaggaagaggtagcCAGAGCTGAGCCCTGA